The following proteins come from a genomic window of Streptomyces sp. GS7:
- a CDS encoding class I SAM-dependent methyltransferase, translating into MRQHTPDDWREVNRARWDERVPLHIASDFYDQDAFRRTRDVIRDFEAAEVGDVTGRSLLHLQCHFGQDTLSWAHRGAGRVVGLDFSAPAVEAARELAAEFGYGPDRASFVAADVHDAAEAVPDAAYDIVYTGIGSVNWLPDLVRWAETAASLVAPGGFLYLAEFHPLCDVLDDRTGSQVVHDYFRREAWDEDAPGSYTDFGAVTVHNRSVEWQHSLGDVVSAVAGSGLRIEFLHEHDMTMFQRFGELRRGDDGFYRFPEDRPRIPLMYSLKAIKPPEAPS; encoded by the coding sequence ATGCGACAACACACGCCCGATGACTGGCGCGAGGTGAACCGCGCGAGGTGGGACGAGCGGGTGCCTCTCCACATCGCGAGCGATTTCTACGACCAGGACGCATTCCGGCGGACCCGGGACGTCATTCGCGACTTCGAGGCCGCGGAGGTCGGTGACGTCACGGGCCGGAGCCTGCTCCATCTCCAGTGCCACTTCGGCCAGGACACGCTGTCGTGGGCGCATCGCGGAGCAGGCCGCGTCGTCGGTCTGGACTTCTCCGCTCCGGCCGTCGAGGCGGCCCGCGAACTGGCGGCCGAGTTCGGCTACGGCCCGGACCGCGCGTCGTTCGTGGCCGCCGATGTCCATGACGCCGCGGAAGCCGTCCCCGACGCCGCCTACGACATCGTGTACACGGGCATCGGCTCGGTGAACTGGCTTCCGGACCTGGTCCGGTGGGCCGAGACCGCCGCGTCGCTGGTCGCCCCCGGTGGTTTTCTCTACCTCGCCGAATTCCACCCGCTGTGCGATGTGCTGGACGACAGGACCGGATCGCAGGTCGTCCATGACTACTTCCGCCGTGAGGCGTGGGACGAGGACGCTCCCGGCAGCTACACGGACTTCGGTGCGGTGACGGTCCACAACAGGAGCGTCGAATGGCAGCATTCGCTCGGGGACGTCGTCAGCGCGGTGGCGGGTTCCGGACTGCGTATCGAATTCCTGCATGAGCACGACATGACGATGTTTCAGCGGTTCGGCGAACTGCGGCGGGGCGACGACGGGTTCTACCGGTTTCCGGAGGACCGGCCCCGTATCCCGCTGATGTACTCGCTGAAGGCGATCAAACCGCCCGAAGCGCCAAGCTGA
- a CDS encoding S9 family peptidase, with the protein MTDETTGPGRTPADPPPPAPDSAATPAAKAPGGAGGAADGSTGPAADLPEWEKRFRAPRIGLPEWAEYAPDRSLFVSNATGTFELYAWDRATGGQRQATDRPHGTTDGTLSPDGEWIWWFSDTDGDEFGVWMRQPFAGGADEPAAPGLAPSYPGGLAIGHDGTAVIGRSTDEDGSTVHLVRPGEPPVEIYRHRESAGVGDLSHDGSLIAVEHTEHADAMHSALRVVRPDGSTVAELDDTHGGTEELGLSVMGFAPVDGDSRLLVGHQRRGRWEPMIWDPLTGVETALEIDLPGDVGADWYPDGSALLIEHEYQARSELWRYDLGAPGTADGGTRTGGPALTRVETPAGTVSGATARPDGTVEFLWSSAAQPSEVRSTSGTVVLDPPGMKAPGSVPVTDAWVDGPGGRIHALVQQPPGKGPFPTVFDIHGGPTWHDSDAFASSPAAWVDHGFAVVRVNYRGSTGYGRAWTDALKHRVGLIELEDIAAVREWAVASGLADPERLVLAGGSWGGYLTLLGLGTQPDAWAVGLAAVPVADYVTAYNDEMEALKAMDRTLLGGTPEEVPERFEASSPLTYVDAVRAPVYISAGVNDPRCPIQQVENYVQRLEGRGHPHEVYRYDAGHGSLVVEERIKQVRLELDFARRHMKPKE; encoded by the coding sequence ATGACTGACGAGACCACAGGCCCCGGCCGCACCCCCGCCGATCCGCCCCCGCCCGCCCCCGATTCCGCCGCCACCCCCGCGGCCAAGGCTCCGGGCGGCGCCGGCGGCGCAGCTGACGGCTCGACCGGCCCGGCCGCCGACCTGCCGGAGTGGGAGAAGCGCTTCCGCGCCCCGCGGATCGGGCTGCCGGAGTGGGCCGAGTACGCCCCGGACCGCTCCCTGTTCGTCTCGAACGCCACCGGCACCTTCGAGCTGTACGCCTGGGACCGCGCGACCGGCGGCCAGCGGCAGGCCACCGACCGCCCGCACGGCACGACGGACGGGACGCTGTCGCCGGACGGCGAGTGGATCTGGTGGTTCTCCGACACCGACGGGGACGAGTTCGGCGTGTGGATGCGGCAGCCGTTCGCGGGCGGCGCGGACGAACCGGCCGCGCCGGGGCTCGCCCCCTCGTATCCGGGCGGTCTGGCCATCGGCCACGACGGCACCGCCGTCATCGGCCGCTCCACGGACGAGGACGGCTCGACGGTCCACCTCGTACGGCCCGGGGAGCCGCCGGTGGAGATCTACCGCCACCGCGAATCGGCCGGCGTCGGCGACCTCTCCCACGACGGTTCGCTGATCGCCGTGGAGCACACCGAGCACGCCGATGCGATGCACTCCGCCCTCCGCGTCGTCCGCCCGGACGGTTCGACCGTCGCCGAGCTGGACGACACCCATGGCGGCACCGAGGAACTGGGCCTGTCGGTGATGGGGTTCGCACCGGTGGACGGTGACAGCCGGCTCCTGGTGGGACACCAGCGACGGGGCCGCTGGGAGCCGATGATCTGGGACCCGCTGACGGGCGTGGAGACCGCCCTGGAGATCGACCTGCCCGGCGACGTGGGCGCGGACTGGTATCCGGACGGATCGGCACTGCTGATCGAGCACGAATACCAGGCCCGCAGCGAGCTGTGGCGCTACGACCTGGGCGCACCGGGCACCGCGGACGGCGGCACCCGGACCGGCGGGCCCGCGCTGACCCGGGTCGAGACCCCCGCCGGCACGGTCTCCGGCGCGACGGCCCGACCGGACGGCACTGTCGAGTTCCTCTGGTCGTCCGCGGCCCAGCCCTCGGAGGTCCGGTCGACGAGCGGCACCGTGGTCCTGGACCCGCCCGGCATGAAGGCCCCCGGATCGGTCCCGGTGACCGACGCCTGGGTGGACGGGCCCGGCGGCCGTATCCACGCCCTGGTGCAGCAGCCCCCCGGCAAGGGCCCCTTCCCGACCGTCTTCGACATCCACGGCGGCCCGACCTGGCACGACAGCGACGCCTTCGCCTCCTCACCGGCCGCCTGGGTCGACCACGGCTTCGCCGTCGTCCGCGTCAACTACCGCGGCTCGACCGGCTACGGCCGCGCCTGGACGGACGCGCTCAAGCACCGCGTCGGGCTGATCGAGCTGGAGGACATCGCCGCGGTGCGCGAGTGGGCGGTCGCCTCCGGCCTCGCGGACCCGGAGCGGCTGGTGCTCGCGGGCGGCTCCTGGGGCGGCTATCTGACGCTGCTGGGCCTGGGCACCCAGCCGGACGCCTGGGCGGTGGGCCTGGCCGCGGTCCCGGTGGCGGACTACGTCACGGCCTACAACGACGAGATGGAAGCCCTCAAGGCCATGGACCGCACACTCCTGGGCGGCACCCCGGAAGAGGTCCCCGAGCGCTTCGAGGCGTCCTCCCCGCTGACGTACGTCGACGCGGTCCGCGCCCCCGTCTACATCTCCGCCGGCGTCAACGACCCCCGCTGCCCGATCCAGCAGGTCGAGAACTACGTCCAGCGCCTGGAGGGCCGCGGCCACCCCCACGAGGTCTACCGCTACGACGCGGGCCACGGCTCCCTGGTGGTGGAAGAGCGCATCAAGCAGGTCCGCCTGGAACTCGACTTCGCACGGAGGCACATGAAGCCGAAGGAGTAG
- a CDS encoding SURF1 family protein — protein MYRFLLTPRWWGINVFAVLAIPFCIFMGSWQLSRFDARVATHQQQENRSAQAKTAAARPLDSLLPVNQVTSGRQASARGQYDNAHQLLVPGRTLKGKNGDQQGFYVLTLLRTDSGKALPVVRGWLPGDASVPADTAKVPAPPKGEVTVTGALQASENQGTDGVQAGGGLPQGQLGMISAASLVNIVPYGVYDAWITLTDPTAPLHAVPPAAAEGSGLDMKAFQNLGYTGEWFVFAGFVVFMWFRLVRREAEAAKDAALGILPEEPAGTAATPEASSNTAAPPEASSNRKPASNREAVSHPEAAVTPGAAANSEAATGAAPAPAADAEADGGGDGDGKKTVARA, from the coding sequence GTGTACCGGTTCCTGCTGACCCCGCGGTGGTGGGGAATCAACGTCTTCGCCGTGCTGGCGATCCCCTTCTGCATCTTCATGGGCAGCTGGCAGCTGAGCCGCTTCGACGCCCGGGTCGCCACGCACCAGCAGCAGGAGAACCGATCCGCCCAGGCCAAGACCGCGGCCGCCCGTCCGCTGGACAGCCTGCTGCCCGTCAACCAGGTCACCTCCGGCCGCCAGGCCAGCGCCCGCGGCCAGTACGACAACGCGCACCAACTGCTCGTACCGGGCCGCACGTTGAAGGGCAAGAACGGTGACCAGCAGGGCTTCTACGTTCTGACCCTGCTGCGTACGGACAGCGGCAAGGCCCTCCCGGTCGTACGGGGGTGGCTGCCCGGCGACGCGAGTGTGCCGGCCGATACGGCGAAAGTGCCCGCGCCGCCCAAGGGAGAGGTGACGGTCACCGGCGCGCTGCAGGCGTCCGAGAACCAGGGCACGGACGGGGTGCAGGCCGGCGGCGGTCTGCCGCAGGGGCAGCTCGGCATGATCAGTGCGGCCTCGCTGGTCAACATCGTGCCGTACGGGGTCTACGACGCCTGGATCACGCTCACCGATCCGACGGCCCCGCTGCACGCCGTCCCGCCGGCCGCCGCGGAGGGCAGCGGCCTGGACATGAAGGCGTTCCAGAACCTCGGCTACACCGGCGAGTGGTTCGTCTTCGCGGGGTTCGTCGTCTTCATGTGGTTCCGCCTCGTACGCCGTGAGGCCGAAGCCGCCAAGGACGCGGCCCTCGGCATCCTTCCGGAGGAACCGGCGGGCACCGCGGCGACCCCGGAGGCTTCATCGAACACCGCGGCGCCCCCGGAGGCTTCGTCGAACCGGAAGCCTGCGTCGAACCGGGAGGCTGTGTCGCACCCGGAGGCTGCGGTGACCCCGGGAGCTGCGGCGAACTCGGAGGCTGCGACGGGCGCAGCCCCCGCCCCGGCCGCGGACGCCGAGGCCGATGGGGGCGGGGACGGGGACGGGAAGAAGACCGTGGCCCGTGCCTGA
- a CDS encoding SigE family RNA polymerase sigma factor, with protein sequence MPVIAPWPAARPAQLPSQRGDTDDAMAAGTTVDHLTETYRAHYRSLLGLAALLLDDTASCEDVVQEAFIRVHSARGRVRDPEKTLAYLRQTVVNLSRSALRRRILGLKLLSKPMPDMASAEEGAYDLLERDQLIQAMRGLQRRQREVLVLRYFADMTEAQVAQTLGISLGSVKAYGSRGIAALRVAMEAPA encoded by the coding sequence ATGCCGGTGATCGCCCCCTGGCCCGCCGCGCGCCCCGCGCAGCTTCCTTCTCAGCGTGGGGACACTGACGACGCGATGGCAGCGGGCACCACAGTCGACCACCTCACCGAGACGTATCGCGCGCACTACCGCTCGCTTCTCGGCCTGGCCGCGCTGCTCCTCGACGACACCGCCTCCTGCGAGGACGTCGTCCAGGAAGCCTTCATCCGCGTGCACTCCGCGCGCGGTCGGGTCCGCGACCCCGAGAAAACCCTGGCGTACCTGCGGCAGACCGTCGTCAACCTCTCGCGCTCCGCACTGCGCCGCCGCATCCTCGGGCTCAAGCTGCTGTCCAAGCCGATGCCCGACATGGCGAGCGCCGAGGAGGGCGCGTACGACCTCCTGGAGCGCGACCAGTTGATCCAGGCCATGCGCGGACTGCAGCGCCGCCAGCGCGAGGTACTGGTGCTGCGCTACTTCGCCGATATGACGGAAGCCCAGGTCGCGCAGACGCTGGGCATATCCCTCGGCTCCGTCAAGGCGTACGGGTCGCGCGGTATCGCGGCGCTCCGCGTCGCTATGGAGGCTCCGGCGTGA
- a CDS encoding aspartate-semialdehyde dehydrogenase, with the protein MIPAEAGRPSFADAARAGARAAAKPDLAVVGATGAVGAVLLGILSERADVWGEIRLIASPRSAGRKLTVRGEEVEVVGLSEDAFEGIDVAMFDVPDEVAAQWVPVAVSKGAVAVDSSGAFRMDPEVPLVVPEVNACAARMRPRGIIANPNCTTLSMIVALGALHAEYGLSELIVSSYQAATGVGQAGAETLRAQLAAVSGTDLGTTPGDVRRAVGDTLGPFPAPLALNVVPWAGSLQEDGWSSEELRIRNESRKILGLPDLPVTATCVRVPVITTHSLAVHARFENEVTVAGAHEILAAAPGVVLSDDPAEGEYPTPADVVGTDPTWVGRVRRSLDDPRVLELFVCGDNLRKGAALNTAQIGELVAAELAAGEPRA; encoded by the coding sequence ATGATTCCGGCCGAGGCGGGCCGCCCGTCCTTCGCTGATGCGGCGAGGGCGGGGGCCCGTGCGGCCGCCAAGCCGGATCTCGCCGTCGTCGGTGCCACCGGCGCCGTCGGCGCGGTCCTGCTCGGGATCCTTTCCGAGCGGGCCGACGTCTGGGGTGAGATCCGGCTGATCGCTTCTCCCCGCTCGGCCGGCCGCAAGCTGACCGTGCGGGGTGAAGAGGTCGAGGTCGTCGGACTGAGCGAGGACGCCTTCGAGGGCATCGACGTCGCGATGTTCGACGTGCCCGACGAGGTCGCCGCGCAGTGGGTGCCGGTCGCGGTGTCCAAGGGCGCGGTCGCGGTGGACAGTTCGGGCGCGTTCCGGATGGACCCGGAGGTGCCGCTGGTGGTGCCCGAGGTCAATGCGTGCGCGGCCCGGATGAGGCCGCGCGGCATCATCGCCAATCCGAACTGCACCACCCTCTCGATGATCGTCGCGCTGGGCGCGCTGCACGCCGAGTACGGGCTGAGCGAGCTGATCGTCTCCTCGTACCAGGCCGCGACGGGGGTCGGGCAGGCCGGCGCCGAGACGCTGCGGGCACAGCTCGCGGCGGTGTCCGGTACGGACCTGGGCACCACGCCGGGCGATGTGCGGCGGGCGGTCGGCGACACCCTGGGGCCGTTCCCGGCGCCGCTCGCGCTCAACGTCGTGCCGTGGGCTGGCTCGCTCCAGGAGGACGGCTGGTCCTCGGAGGAGCTGCGGATCCGCAACGAGTCCCGCAAGATCCTGGGGCTGCCGGACCTTCCGGTCACCGCGACCTGCGTACGGGTCCCGGTGATCACCACGCATTCGCTGGCCGTGCACGCGCGGTTCGAGAACGAGGTCACGGTCGCGGGCGCCCACGAGATACTGGCGGCGGCCCCCGGCGTCGTGCTGAGCGACGACCCGGCGGAGGGCGAGTACCCGACGCCGGCGGATGTGGTGGGGACGGATCCCACCTGGGTGGGCCGGGTGCGGCGGTCGCTGGACGATCCGCGGGTGCTGGAGCTGTTCGTGTGCGGGGACAACCTGCGCAAGGGGGCGGCGCTGAACACGGCGCAGATCGGGGAGCTGGTGGCGGCCGAGCTGGCGGCCGGGGAACCGCGGGCGTAG
- a CDS encoding aspartate kinase, with product MGLVVQKYGGSSVADAEGIKRVAKRVVEAKKNGHQVVVVVSAMGDTTDELIDLAQEVSPIPSGREFDMLLTAGERISMALLAMAIKNLGHEAQSFTGSQAGVITDSVHNKARIIDVTPGRIRDSVDEGNIAIVAGFQGVSQDKKDITTLGRGGSDTTAVALAAALDAEVCEIYTDVDGVFTADPRVVKKARKIDQISFEDMLELASSGSKVLLHRCVEYARRYNIPIHVRSSFSGLKGTWVSNEPQGDRPMEQAIISGVAHDTSEAKVTVVGVPDKPGEAARIFRAIADSEVNIDMVVQNVSAATTGLTDISFTLPKDEGRKAIAALEKTRAAVGFDSLRYDDQIAKISLVGAGMKTNPGVTATFFEALSNAGVNIELISTSEIRISVVTRADDVKEAVQAVHSAFGLDTESDEAVVYGGTGR from the coding sequence GTGGGCCTTGTCGTGCAGAAGTACGGCGGCTCATCCGTTGCGGATGCCGAGGGCATCAAGCGCGTTGCCAAGCGAGTCGTCGAAGCCAAGAAGAACGGCCACCAGGTGGTCGTCGTGGTTTCGGCGATGGGCGACACGACGGACGAGCTGATCGATCTCGCTCAGGAGGTGTCCCCGATTCCGTCGGGGCGCGAGTTCGACATGCTGCTGACCGCCGGAGAGCGGATCTCCATGGCCCTGCTGGCGATGGCGATCAAAAACCTCGGCCACGAGGCGCAGTCCTTCACCGGCAGCCAGGCAGGTGTCATCACCGACTCCGTGCACAACAAGGCACGGATCATCGATGTCACGCCGGGCCGTATCCGGGACTCGGTCGACGAGGGCAACATCGCCATCGTCGCCGGCTTCCAGGGCGTGTCCCAGGACAAGAAGGACATCACGACGCTGGGGCGGGGTGGCTCGGACACCACCGCCGTGGCGCTGGCCGCCGCCCTTGACGCCGAGGTCTGTGAGATCTACACCGATGTGGACGGTGTCTTCACCGCCGACCCGCGGGTCGTGAAGAAGGCCCGGAAGATCGACCAGATCTCCTTCGAGGACATGCTGGAGCTGGCCAGCTCCGGCTCCAAGGTGCTGCTGCACCGCTGCGTCGAGTACGCACGCCGTTACAACATCCCGATCCACGTCCGCTCGTCCTTCTCGGGGCTGAAGGGCACGTGGGTCAGCAACGAACCGCAAGGGGACAGGCCGATGGAGCAGGCAATCATCTCGGGCGTCGCGCACGACACCTCCGAGGCGAAGGTCACGGTCGTCGGGGTCCCGGACAAGCCGGGTGAGGCCGCGCGCATCTTCCGCGCCATCGCGGACTCCGAGGTCAACATCGACATGGTCGTCCAGAACGTGTCGGCGGCCACCACCGGGCTGACGGACATCTCCTTCACGCTGCCGAAGGACGAGGGCCGCAAGGCCATCGCGGCGCTGGAGAAGACCCGTGCCGCGGTCGGCTTCGACTCGCTCCGCTACGACGACCAGATCGCCAAGATCTCGCTGGTCGGCGCGGGCATGAAGACCAACCCGGGCGTCACCGCGACGTTCTTCGAGGCGCTGTCCAACGCGGGCGTGAACATCGAGCTCATCTCGACCTCCGAGATCCGCATCTCGGTCGTCACCCGCGCCGATGACGTCAAGGAGGCGGTGCAGGCCGTGCACAGCGCCTTCGGACTCGACACCGAGAGCGACGAAGCCGTCGTCTATGGCGGCACCGGACGATGA
- a CDS encoding DUF5063 domain-containing protein produces MSDATLHNTTQNPDDFAVSISDSIESFIVAVTEVAKGDEPDSAVPFLLLEISQLLLTGGRLGAHEDIVPDERYEPDTGPEPDVDELRERFARLLDPVDVYSEVFDPYVPRSEPVASRLSDDLADVITDLRHGLAHYREGRVTEALWWWQFSYLSNWGPTASAALRALQSLVAHVRLDQPLDALDGLDTDSDANGDEERLAEEAGKVMAEEIAAPLGLRGV; encoded by the coding sequence ATGTCTGATGCCACGCTGCACAACACGACACAGAACCCGGACGACTTCGCCGTATCGATCTCCGACTCGATCGAGAGTTTCATCGTTGCGGTGACCGAGGTCGCCAAGGGCGACGAGCCGGACAGCGCGGTGCCCTTCCTGCTGCTGGAGATCTCCCAGCTGCTGCTCACCGGCGGCCGGCTGGGGGCCCATGAGGACATCGTTCCCGACGAGCGGTACGAACCGGACACCGGCCCGGAGCCGGACGTGGACGAGCTGCGCGAGCGGTTCGCACGGCTGCTGGACCCGGTCGACGTGTACTCCGAGGTCTTCGACCCGTATGTGCCGCGCAGCGAGCCGGTGGCCTCGCGGCTCTCCGACGACCTCGCCGACGTCATCACCGACCTGCGGCACGGCCTCGCGCACTACCGCGAGGGCCGGGTCACCGAGGCGCTGTGGTGGTGGCAGTTCTCCTACCTCTCCAACTGGGGCCCGACCGCCTCGGCCGCGCTGCGCGCCCTCCAGTCGCTGGTCGCCCACGTACGCCTCGACCAGCCGCTGGACGCGCTGGACGGCCTGGACACCGACAGCGACGCCAACGGGGACGAGGAGCGGCTGGCCGAGGAGGCCGGCAAGGTCATGGCGGAGGAGATCGCCGCACCGCTGGGGCTGCGCGGGGTGTGA
- the recR gene encoding recombination mediator RecR, with protein MYEGVVQDLIDELGRLPGVGPKSAQRIAFHILQAEPTDVRRLANALMEVKAKVRFCSVCGNVAQEEQCRVCLDPRRDPAVICVVEEPKDVVAIERTREFRGRYHVLGGAISPIEGVGPDDLRIRELLARLADGAVTELILATDPNLEGEATATYLARMIKPMGLTVTRLASGLPVGGDLEYADEVTLGRAFEGRRLLDV; from the coding sequence GTGTATGAAGGCGTGGTCCAGGATCTGATCGACGAGTTGGGCAGGCTGCCCGGCGTCGGTCCCAAGAGCGCGCAGCGGATCGCCTTCCACATCCTTCAGGCCGAGCCGACCGATGTCCGCCGGCTCGCGAACGCGCTGATGGAGGTCAAGGCGAAGGTCCGGTTCTGCTCCGTGTGCGGCAATGTCGCGCAGGAGGAGCAGTGCCGGGTCTGCCTGGACCCGCGGCGCGATCCGGCGGTCATCTGCGTCGTGGAGGAGCCCAAGGACGTCGTGGCGATCGAGCGGACGCGGGAGTTCCGCGGCCGGTACCACGTCCTCGGCGGGGCGATCAGCCCGATCGAGGGCGTCGGCCCCGACGACCTGCGGATACGGGAACTGCTGGCCAGGCTCGCGGACGGCGCGGTCACCGAGCTGATCCTGGCCACCGACCCGAATCTGGAGGGCGAGGCCACGGCCACGTACCTGGCCCGCATGATCAAGCCGATGGGCCTCACAGTGACGCGACTGGCCAGCGGACTGCCGGTCGGAGGCGATCTGGAGTATGCCGACGAGGTCACGCTCGGGCGGGCCTTCGAAGGGAGGAGACTTCTCGATGTCTGA
- a CDS encoding YbaB/EbfC family nucleoid-associated protein: MIPGGQPNMQQLLQQAQKMQQDLAAAQQELAETPVEGSAGGGLVKATVTGSGELQALVIDPKAVDTDSAEDTAETIADLVLAAVRDANASAQKLQQQKLGPLAQGLGGGGIPGLPF, encoded by the coding sequence GTGATCCCCGGTGGTCAGCCCAATATGCAGCAGCTGCTTCAGCAGGCCCAGAAGATGCAGCAGGACCTCGCAGCCGCCCAGCAGGAGCTGGCGGAGACGCCCGTGGAGGGCTCCGCGGGCGGCGGTCTGGTCAAGGCGACGGTGACGGGCTCCGGTGAGCTCCAGGCGCTGGTGATCGACCCGAAGGCGGTCGACACCGACTCCGCGGAGGACACCGCCGAGACCATCGCCGATCTCGTCCTCGCGGCGGTCCGGGACGCCAACGCCAGCGCACAGAAGCTCCAGCAGCAGAAGCTCGGCCCGCTCGCCCAGGGGCTGGGCGGCGGCGGCATCCCCGGCCTCCCCTTCTGA